In Etheostoma cragini isolate CJK2018 chromosome 15, CSU_Ecrag_1.0, whole genome shotgun sequence, the DNA window catcatATTTACAAAGTGATTCCATGGCGACATTTTTATCAAGGCTTCTGTTTGGAGAGCGTCCCTATTGGTGGGTTCAGGAGACAGGCTACTATGGCAACTCCTCCCAGCCAATGATAGAGCAGTTCCCCATGACCTGTGAGACCGGGCCAGGTAGGACCACACCTTAGGCCAACATGTGTGAGCTCATTCAGCGTCAACTTTGGTCTCTctcttaaaaaatgtacttcCTCCCCTGACAGGAAGTCCCTCAGGTCATGCAATGGGGGCTGCAGCGGTCTACTACACCATGATGTCATCACTCCTCGCCACAGAGCTAAAGAAAGAAGGACATCAAATCAGGAAATGGTAAGATCCACCTCACCTGTGTTCAATGTAGACTCGCTCTGTGCAGCGTACACTCAGAGCAGCAACATGTGTCTCTGTCCTCcaggtgtgtgcgtgtctcaCTGTGGACCCTCTTCTGGTGTGTACAGCTGTGCGTGTGCCTCTCCAGGGTCTTTATCGCTGCTCACTTCCCACATCAGGTCATCGCAGGTGTTTTCACAGGTACGGGACAAAGCACATGCTGCGTTCGAGtcgcattgaaaaaaaattcattttaaatctcGATAAGATGATTAACTGTCATTGCTATCAATGTCAGGGCCTGCAAACATGGTCCCCGGTCCTGCGCCGAAGCTGGTTCCGCTTGCAGCTCTTACAGTAAATCACGTGAATGCAGAAGAAGTATTACTTTGTCCATTTCTGTATCGActgtagctaagtttccatccgcttgtcaattgaattataGAAAGTTTGGTGAAAAATCTCATgtgaataaatctggtgaaagtggctttaaagccaataataACTTGTTGTAAAGACGTCACgcgctgttttgcgatcaaattggtatgttgaattgatttgagacattttaaggtgtttccatttattttcaacTCAAAAATGGGGCcacagaaactttgaaaaactcACAGCGTAAAACACACAGGGAAAGAAAGACCGCAGGGAGGAGCCCAAACGCTGAGCACAGCGACGGGAACATGTTGACACTGccagatgtgagtcgagtgcagttATGAGTTaggcatgctcagatttaaatggtctgtctatgattgtttgattgctaacgttagctcaaaacaccattcaagtgacagcctttgttgtgtttgattggtAGCTTGTAGCAACGCTaccagtcatttaaaaaaacgttgtagctagctatgattgtttggttgctaacgttagctcaaaacaccattcagctgacagcctttgttgtgtttgatgctaacttgtagctaagctagcagtgaaccgacttggttaagtaggtccatttttactgtgttgacattacagaagtctctcgttagcatcttgtatgctacttgtcgcaaagtgacgtaggcgcgactcacatctgcacttgacttacatcAGGGAGGGACACACGCCAACAAacaatctgacaagagacaaaaggaacacatacacaaaatacacTTGGTAACGAGGAAagaagaggcaggtgacacaagggctgggaaacaggtgagaaACAGGCAATCGCAGAGGCGGGAAAACCCAGGAAGTATGATGAGATGCTAAATTCAAAATCATGGTATTGTAAGCTTCTAAAATAAGAATTATCAGATGCTAAGTCATACAATAATCCTGAGATATATAAGCAAATATGACCTGTAAAATCCCAAAAGTCAACAATTGTCACATAATATTGAcatgaaaagtcaaaaattaTGGTACAGTAAATCAAAATCATGAGCTACTAATTTAAAAATAGCAATCATACATATCTTTGTCATGGTGGCAGTATGCTGTACCATGGTATTTACTGAAATAGCCATACATGATGGCACTCCTAATATTTTTGTCCCAGCAGAAATGGGCTTCCATATGAAATGCCATCTCTCCTCGTGGATTGGCTTTTACATGAAAATTGCCCTCACAGCATTAAGCAGTGTCATCAAAACAGGCTGTACAAGGTTTAAAATCAAAGTGTAATTACAAATGGTTACTGCACAGTACATTacataaagaaagacaaataataacaaaaaaggttttcaacGCAGGCATCCTGGTGGCAGAATCTTTCAGCCGGACCCAGCAGATCTACAAGGCCGACCTGTGCTCTTACGTCCTCACCTCCCTGCTGCTCCTCTCCCTGGCTCTCCTCCTGTTCCTGTGCCTCCAGGTGGTAGGCGTCGACCTCCTGTGGAGCGTGGAGAAAGCGCGGTGCTGGTGCCACCGAGCGGAGTGGGTCAGCGTGGACACCAGCCCCTTGGCCAGCTTGTTCAGAAACACCGGGACTCTgttgggcctgggcctggggcTCCACTCGCCTCTGCATGCAGTGGTGGGCAGGGGGTCCGAGGGCACCATCTACCGCTCCATCTGTTTGAGCGCGACGCTGGTGCTGCTGCAGTTGTTTGACTCTGCTTTCAGCCCCCCCGTCCACAGCGGAGCTCTATTCTACGTGCTGTCCTTCTGTAAAAGTGCCATGGTGCCCCTGGCTACTGTGTCCGTCGTTCCCTACTGCGTCACCTCAGCCCTGGGACCCAAAGGGAAGACACTGCGTTGAGTCAGGTGACCCTATATAACATGTACtgttattaaaatacatttagaagtactttacttcagtacaaatgttacaaatgtacttgtactttgagtcttttctttttgggcCACTTTCTTCTCCTATATACtgcgctacatttcagagagaaatattctactttttactcatctgtcagctttagttactttagttactagtaacttAAGTTACTCCCCTACAGTCAACTGACAGATTgagtcactagttactttagttactagttactttagttactccactacattcatctgacagctttagttactagttactttggttactagttactttagttactacactacattcacctgacagatttagttactagttactttagttactaggtaatttagttactccactacagttatctgaaagctttagttactagttactttagttactagttactttagttactccactacattcatctgacagctttagttactagttactttagttactaggtactttagttactccactacagttaTCTGAAAGcttaagttactagttactttagttactaggtactttagttactccactacatccatctgacagctttattaactagttactttggttactagttactttagttactacaCTACATCCATCTGACAGNNNNNNNNNNNNNNNNNNNNNNNNNNNNNNNNNNNNNNNNNNNNNNNNNNNNNNNNNNNNNNNNNNNNNNNNNNNNNNNNNNNNNNNNNNNNNNNNNNNNtttggttactagttactttagttactacactacattcacctgacagatttagttactagttactttagttactaggtactttagttactccactacagttatctgaaagctttagttactagttactttagttactagttactttagtgaCTCCACCAcatccatctgacagctttattaactagttactttggttactagttactttagttactacactacattcatctgacagctttagttactagttactttagttactagtaacttAAGTTACTCCAAAAAAAttactccttttttattttttttatgggtCACATGGTTAAAAAGCATAAGGAATCACAGATTGGACTGGTAGTTGGAacattgtgtgttgttgtacatATTGTCTCTATACTCAAAGCGGtcaacaatttttttgacaaatgtacAACACATTGTGCCTTGATTGTTTGAATCacttttgcacaaaaaaaaaaaaaaaaaaagttgtgtctCTTTAAGCCAGTTGGTTCAAAACTTGATACAAACTAGTTCCTTGTGTCTCCTAATAAATTATGATTCTCTCATGTAGATATGCTTAACACAGACTCATAGTAACAACATGGAAGACAGGGTGGTGTAATTCTTAATTGAGATGTTTTTCTTGAGGTTTGGTAAAATCTTCTTTTCTACTGCAGTAATTGGTTATAATGGTCTTGGtaaatacataataatgttTGTCTTATTGTTTTGTGATTGATTAGAAAAGCAGTGACCAATGGCAGCTTTAGCCAGAGCTCTGACGTCCTTCATTATTTTGCAATTCATTTTACAAACGTGTTATAATAATTCGGCATCATgcaaaaaatgatgttcatttccAACTATGGAACATTGTAATGTTActtggaggagaaaaaaatagatgagtatataaataatttacagtatatataaaattgaaggaagtcatttaaaacaaacagtaaaaataaagaaataaagaaataaaaaagggtaGAGatcaatgtaaaatacaaaaagtgcAATACATAGACAAGAATGAAGGCTATGTTATCGTAATTGCTTATGTAAATCTTGCTGTAGATCAGCTTTATAGATAGATttcttattattaataattggACTCAGAAGAGTTTCAAAATTAAATTCTGAAGTGAGTAAAAGCTGGATGAGATTTAGCAAATGTTGCTTTATGGATATACAATTTCCCTTGTAGAATTAATAGGTAAAAAATCCCaaatatttatgtgttttttggtgttgtaaTTAAGAATAACATCTTTTGCTTCCAATTTATTTTGGTGAgtcatttgaattctttttaatgttctttttttagtgtCATCTTTAAATTTTACAGGCGTGTTAAACATTTATTGAACAGTTTGGCATCAggaaaaagtttaaataaataaattaattgataaaaaaaaaaataatttctatcCAGTGAATAGAGTAGCTtgagagcaaaacaaaaaggacataaaaatataaatatatatacaagtAATTCAAAATTAGAAGAGTGGATTAAAACATAAACGGTGAGGGTTTTGAATTATcgctgcttctttttttattttttattatttttgttatctttaaaTTTTACACAGCATTGTAAACATTTATTGAACAGTTGGCATcaggataaaataaaaaaaaataaaaaaatgaaaaatagagaaaaaatttaaaacaaatcaaaaattaaaataaataaatgcaaattgtcgctgcttcttttgtttttccgcACAAGCGGAAGTGTGTCGGTCTTAGTTCCGGGACACATGGCGCAGGGTGGGCGTGCCCAGGACGCTgatgtaaacacaaaatacGCCTCAGCGCCCGTCGGATGAAAGACAGCGGACCGAGATTAACCCAAATAGCCGTCCTTGTTCGGGGGAAAACGCTCCGTGTCCGTCGTGTGTAATATGCGTTGAAGCGCAGACAGGCGACGCCATGGACTTCTACATCAACCTGAAGGTGAATTTCAGAGGAAATTCCAAAAATTTCCTGCTGTCGGGATCCGAAACCAAGAGCTGGGACTCGATGGAGGCCATGGTAAGAGAGGGGAGCATCACCCCGGCGGGCCCGTTCGCAAACACACCGAGCACCGCACAGCCTGCTGCCGCCTCTGCCCTGCGCTCATACTTCATACGTGATTTCACTGCTATGCCACATCGCGGTGTTGTGTTAGCTAACCCTTGAGGCGGGAAAAGCCTCGCCCTAGTTAGCTCATACTAGCTCCACTTATGCTATTAGAGAGAAGCTATTGACATACTAAACGtaagctagcattagcatcaaGCAGCGGGGCTCGGGGCTGAAACGTTAAAGccgtggacacacacacacacacacacacacacacacacacacacacacacacacacacacacacacacacacacagaaaaggttTTAATGACATCATAATAACTACACTTATGTGGAATTTGGCTTGGTGAAAGgtacatacatgcacaaacatattcaacattaatatgaaatgaacaataaatacagaaaacacactgacaatataacacacacatacatattgttAAGAGAAAAGAGGCTGAATGGGTTGAGTGCAGAATTTGCACGCAATGCACAGtatctgtctcacacacacacacacacacacacacacacagggagtgTACACTGCAGTGCTTTCTTACATCGTTATTGTAGTGGTTGTCGTCATGGAAACACGATGTACTAGCTTAACAGAACTAGCTAGTGAGCAGTTTTCACTCAGCTGTTCTTTACAAAGCAGAATCATTCAAAAGAGCTTTGCTATATATTGAACTAACACTTTAAACCACTATAAGTTGGTGTAGGTAGGCCTATCCCATAATGCTTTGCTATATTTatttaggcttttatttcatACATCTCATCACTgacctgtttctgtttttgttttccattttaaactTCCTCCATGTTTTCCTGGGGCACATTAAATCTCAAAACGGTGTGCGTTGTTTTGCTGCCGTTTGATGGTTGAATGACATGTTTCGACGTGTGTTTTCTATCgctttgtgggtgtgtgtctcgCATTCATCGGCCCTGTCACAGGTGACAACCAATCAGCACAGACGTGTCTGTAAACTCGTGGCTGAGCACTTGCAcacggaaggttggtggttccaTCGCTGGCCCTGCAGGCTCATATTGAAGGCTCCGTGGACAAGAAACTGAACCCTTAGTTGctgagtgtaaatgtgtgtgtgtgtgtgtgtgtgtgtgtatatctgatgagctaATAATCTACCATAGTGGAGCCCCTGACCACTCTGAAGGCAAAAgacctgtttttttaattaaagtggtTTTGGAAACAGCCAGTGTCGAGAAAGAAGGTGAAATATGGGCCGGAAGCCCGAACCTCTGGATTTATGGCCCCCCTCTAAGTTCATTAGTCTGAGTGCTGCCGAGTCACAGATGTCACCTTTCActttgagttgttgttttagAGATTAGAGAGAGCCAAGTGGATTTAGATGGTTTTCATTCAACATGAGCTCTTATTGGTTTGGGTTGAAGCATAAGAACCAGCAGGCTTGAGTCCCACTGCTCCCTCTGGCTGAGCACACGTCACGGCCTGTGTATGTCTTAATAGTTAGTTTCTTCCTTTTAAACCAATGAAGGAATAAATGGAAATACGGTGTTTTGTTGAGTTGAAGGAAAAACAGAGCGGTGTTCCCGTTTAACTGTCTGCAtcaaaaaaggagagaaaaactaaGCAATAAGATGTCAATTTTGAAGAAAGACTTACACAGAAAAATGTAGAGActtaaagaaaaatgctttaaactaggaattagggctgcacaatatgaccATGATTATTTGCactaaatccttttttttaataataatttcaaatgtttcaatgaaaatgggaatactgataaaaaaaatggtcaTATCCCAATTCCAGTATCAATCAAAGATCATCGTAATTGGATATTTTTGAAGCCCACAGGGCCAGGTGTTTCCAGCCCTCTGGTTGtttagatttgaaaaaaattggaGATATAATATCTATAATATAGTGATAATGGTATGGATTTGATTAATCCTAGTCCAAGCATGAACACGAGGCGCTGAGTTCATCCTAATTGAAAGTGAAATAGGGTTTACttaatttttccattttgtgtgtgtgtgtgtgtgtgtgtgtgtgtgtgtgtgtgtgtgtgtgtgtgtgtgtgtgtgtgtgtgtgtgtgtgtgtgtgtgtgtgtgtgtgtgtgtgtgtgtgtgtgtgtgtgtgtgtgtgtgtgtgtgtaggtaaaGCGTTCCTTTGGCCTAAGCAGTCTTCAGCTGACCTATTTTGATGAGGAGAACGAGGAGGTGAGAGACTTGTTGCATATATATCACCATTTATTGTCACATTGACccctataataataataataataataataataaatgatattAGGGATTGACAGATTATGATGGAATGTGGGTGGTACAGGGTGGCAGCAGcggtccgtagggagttgggttgggaaccagagggttacTGGTTCAAGTCctatatggaccaaaaagtacggattgtggattggtagctggagatgtgtgtgtgtgtattttcaggcctgtgtgtgattactaacaaaagtgtgcacacagagtgtaaattgtaatttaattgtgattaataaataaattggaccaataataatgataaatgtactaatttacagatagagcaggcctagaccactctataatttacatatagagcaggtctagaccactctataatttacatataGAGCAGGTCTTGActactctataatttacagatagagcaggtctagaccgcgctataattaacagatagagcaggtctagaccgctctataattaacagatagagcaggtctagaccgctctataattaacagatagagcaggtctagaccgctctataatttacagatagagcaggtctagaccgctctataatttacagatagagcaggtctagaccactctataatttacagatagagcaggcctagaccactctataatttacatatagagcaggtctagaccgctctataattaacagatagagcaggtctagaccacactataatttacatatagagcaggtctagacctctctataatttacatataGAGCAGGTCTTGActactctataatttacagatagagcaggtctagaccgcgctataatttacatatagagcaggtctagacctctctataatt includes these proteins:
- the LOC117958688 gene encoding glucose-6-phosphatase-like; this encodes MDLLHSSGLSSTHYLQTHFSHSQGYFLSVSKATDLRTTFLLLFPVWFHVRQAVAIRLVWVAVVGDWLNLMMKWLLFGERPYWWVQETGYYGNSSQPMIEQFPMTCETGPGSPSGHAMGAAAVYYTMMSSLLATELKKEGHQIRKWCVRVSLWTLFWCVQLCVCLSRVFIAAHFPHQVIAGVFTGILVAESFSRTQQIYKADLCSYVLTSLLLLSLALLLFLCLQVVGVDLLWSVEKARCWCHRAEWVSVDTSPLASLFRNTGTLLGLGLGLHSPLHAVVGRGSEGTIYRSICLSATLVLLQLFDSAFSPPVHSGALFYVLSFCKSAMVPLATVSVVPYCVTSALGPKGKTLR